The genomic DNA GGCGGTAAATTCAAGAAGCGGTAAATGAAACAAAGGGAGATACTCCAAACCAGGAATATCTCCCTTCATTTATTTTCTGCAACTATCGGTTGCAGAAGTTCTTCTAATCTCTCAAAATATAGATTGTAATTTCTCCAGCCCTCAGTTGGAGAAATTACCACCTCTTACCGAAATGCCCTTATTACCCGATACACAGCCCACAGACAGGTGAAAGGAGCGGTAAAAACTCCGATGATAACAAAGAGGAGGAGTTTGAAGATATAGTAAAATACCCACTGCCCGTTTGTTCCGGCAATCATTTTATAGGGAATGAACTTTTCCACGAAGAGGTAGCCCGACCATATCGCCATCAGCACATATCCGGACATACCTCTCATATCCTCAAAACCTTTGGTCGCTAAGAAATTCCATCTGAAACCTATGACAAACAAGGTGATGAGAAATAACAGGCTGAAGATGCTTCGCCAAATCTCACTACGTTTTCTTTTCTGAAAACAAGGTGTACAGAGTATCGGCTGATACCTTTCCGCACATTCAGGACACAGCCCTTTTCCACAATCGGAACATTGGGCTACCGCCGGTTCTTTAGTATGATCAAAACAATTCATAGTGTAATCAATTAGCGTGTTCAAAAATACAAAAATTCTGCCTTAGAGCCAAGAAAAACAATCGTTATTTCTTGGTATTGAGTAGTTTGGAAAGTTCCGGATCATCGGCAATCCGCTGCAATTCCCGTTCCACGATTTCCCGCACCTCCGTCTTGACACGGTCATAGTTCGCCTTTATCTCCTGTTCCATCATATCCTCGCCATCTTCATTTGTGAAGTCCGTCAGAACGGGTATCGGTCGGTAAGCGGCTGTTTCCTTTGCCACTTTCGCATTGTCCACCACAATCTCACAGTGGAATATCTTCTGCTCGATACGTTCGGAGAAGTTGTCGGCAACTGCTCCGACAAACATTCCCTGTGTGAGCGTGGAAATCTTGTTCTGAGGAATAAGGCTGTCCATCTGCGTGGAGATGGAGGTCGTTTTGTCGCTTCGAGTGATGCTCATGCTCTGCCGTTTTTGAAGCACTTTTCCGAAACGCTCCGATAAGGTCTTTGCTGTCTCGCCGACCACCTGACCGGAGAAGATGTTCCCGACGGTATTCATCACCACAGCCGCTTCCTTATCCCCATAATCCCACTTCAACTGCGAGAAGTCCTGAAAGCCTAAGCAGACCGCAACCTTGTTGCTTCGAGCAGTGGCGATCAGATTGTCGAGCCCTTTGAAGTATATGGTAGGCAGCTCATCTATCAGTACGGAACTTTTCAGCATTCCTTTCTTGTTTATCAGCTTCACGATACGACTGTTATACAGTCCCAATGCCGCTCCATAGACATTTTGCCTGTCGGGATTGTTCCCCACACAAAGGATTTTAGGCTCTTTGGGGTTATTGATGTCGAGTGTGAAATCATCTCCCGTCATAATCCAATAGAGTTGCGGACTGATCATCCTTGACAAGGGAATCTTGGCGGAAGCAATCTGCCCCTGAAGCTGGTCAGCCGCCCCTCCGAGCCAAGCGTCCATGAAAGGAGAAAGATAGTTTTCCAATTCAGGATATGAGGTGAGTATCGGAAAAATATCCTCGTACTTGCGGCAGAGAAACTCAATGGCGTGCGGAAAG from Prevotella melaninogenica includes the following:
- a CDS encoding permease of the drug/metabolite transporter; the encoded protein is MSGYVLMAIWSGYLFVEKFIPYKMIAGTNGQWVFYYIFKLLLFVIIGVFTAPFTCLWAVYRVIRAFR